Within Flavobacteriales bacterium, the genomic segment GTTAGTGAATTCGAAAACATAAGAGCCACGTTGTTCTTCGGCTGCGTTTTGATCTTCATTTACAATTTGCGATCCAACCAATTTGGCTTTACAATTCGAAACTAATTTGGAATCGTTAGTTGTTGAACGCGCTGCATCAAATACCGCACGTGTTACGATGCCTTTACGGTTTACATAAATGGTAAATACTACACGACCACGCTCAAATTCGGGATTTTCAGGTTTGGGAGAAGCTACTTGTCTTCTTCCATTCATGCTCACGCCAGGACCGGTTGCTAACCCGGTTCCATCGCCATTACCATTGCCGGGAGAAGTTCCGGTTGTATTTCCATCACCTGTGCCATTACCTATGCTGTTTCCTTTTTCGCCATTGCCGTTTCCACCGCCAAACAAAGCATTTTGATTTACACTTTGTGTATTGTTGGTGGTCGCGTTCGAAGAGGTGGTATTGTTGTTTACCACAGTCGAATTTCCTTTTGGAACTTCAACTTCTGAATCGTCCTGCGTATTGAGTTTTTCAGTAGGCTGTTCTTCGGTAGAAGAAACCGCATTGGCCGGACTACCGCCTTCCATTCCTGCACCGCCTATGAATTCAATTTCCACGGGGATAGGTTCGGGAAGAGGAAAAGGTTCTTTCCAGCTCACCAGAAGAAATACCACCATCAACAATGCATGAAATACAGTGGTAAACATAATTGCACCACGTTTTCTTTTCTTTTCATTTTCTTCCTGGCTCATCGTTTTTATTTTTCAGTACACGTTCAACTAAAAAAAGTTCATCATTCGCCTTTGGTTGCAATGGCAATTTTCCAGTCGTTCTTTTTACAGATATCGAGAATATGCACGGTTACACCTGTAGGTACACTCTCGTCTACGCGTAAAAGCACAGAAGGTTTCTCCGGATTCTTCTCCAGTTCCTTTTTCATGGCATTTTCGAGCTCCGAAGTGGCCACCGGAAAACTGGCTACATAATGCTGCTGGTTTTCGTCAACACTCACCACACAGGGTGATGCCTTGGGTTTCATTTCTGAGCTTCCTTTTGGAAGATTCACATTGATACCCGGACTAATCTGCGTGGCCAGAATTACGAAATAGATCAATAACAGAAACACCAGGTCGGTCATCGACGAAGTACTTGCTTCTGCATTGATTTTATTGTTCGATCTGAATTTCATTTTTTTCCTTTTTAGGATTTATTTTCCGGGTTCGTCCAGTAAGTCGAGGAAGTCGAGCGATGTCGATTCCATTTTCGCAATAACGTCTCCCACTTTCGAAACCAACAAGTTGTACATAACATAGGAAAGAATACCGATAATTAGACCGGCAACGGTGGTCACCATCGCCATCATAATACCTCCGGATAAAGCTTCAATTTCAACCTGACCATCAATACGCATTTCGTTAAAAGTCATGATCATCCCCACTACGGTACCAAGGAATCCGATCATTGGAGCAGCACCCGCAATGGTTGCTAATAATGAAACGCCTTTTTCCAGTTTAGAAACTTCCACTTTGCCCACATTTTCAATGGAGGCTTCAATATCTTTCAAGGGCTTTCCTATTTTGGAAATTCCTTTTTCAACCATACGTGCATAAGGATTATCAGTTGTAGCACATAAATTACGTGCAGCATCCAGTTTTCCTTCGTGAACATATTCTTTTACTTTTTGCATAAAATTGCGTTCACCCCGTGCCGCGC encodes:
- a CDS encoding biopolymer transporter ExbD, whose protein sequence is MKFRSNNKINAEASTSSMTDLVFLLLIYFVILATQISPGINVNLPKGSSEMKPKASPCVVSVDENQQHYVASFPVATSELENAMKKELEKNPEKPSVLLRVDESVPTGVTVHILDICKKNDWKIAIATKGE
- a CDS encoding MotA/TolQ/ExbB proton channel family protein is translated as MFNIPLFIQEGAAQVTNVEGGGASGIVETTKEITLWEMIASGGWYIMIPMGIMSVIMIYISIERFLAINRAARGERNFMQKVKEYVHEGKLDAARNLCATTDNPYARMVEKGISKIGKPLKDIEASIENVGKVEVSKLEKGVSLLATIAGAAPMIGFLGTVVGMIMTFNEMRIDGQVEIEALSGGIMMAMVTTVAGLIIGILSYVMYNLLVSKVGDVIAKMESTSLDFLDLLDEPGK